One Chitinispirillum alkaliphilum genomic region harbors:
- a CDS encoding ABC transporter, ATP-binding protein: MSEKFIYYMNRLNKIHPPNKEVLKDISLSFYYGAKIGIIGVNGSGKSTLLKIMAGLDTDIQGEAWLEKGRTVGYLPQEPQLDESLDVLGNVELAVKDTRKLLEDFEDISAKFAEPMSDDEMDKLLDKQAKLQDRIDAVDAWELDRQLEIAMDALRLPPGDAKPANLSGGEKRRVALCKLLLQKPDLLLLDEPTNHLDAESVAWLERHLKEYAGSVILVTHDRYFLDNVVQWILELDRGRGIPWKGNYASWLEQRTERMATEEKEMSNRQKRLKQELQWVRMSQKARQAKGKARLNAYEELRSIEAPEELRAASIVIPHGPRLGNVVIEANDLSKAYGDNLLFENLNFSLPRAGIVGIIGPNGAGKTTLMNIIMGKEKADSGSLSIGDTVSLSYVDQVRDALDGDKTVFEEITSGKDSIALGNAEVNSRAYVGKFNFSGSDQQKKVKTLSGGERNRVHLAKMLQIGGNVLLMDEPTNDLDVETLQALEVSISDFSGCVVVVTHDRWFLDRIATHILAFEGDSSVVWHEGNYQSYEENKRKRLGIEADQPHRIKYKPLHR, from the coding sequence ATGTCAGAGAAGTTTATCTATTACATGAACCGACTAAACAAAATTCATCCTCCAAACAAAGAAGTGCTTAAGGACATATCGCTCTCTTTTTACTATGGTGCAAAAATTGGAATCATTGGTGTGAATGGGTCCGGTAAAAGTACGCTTCTTAAAATTATGGCAGGACTGGATACCGATATACAGGGTGAAGCATGGTTGGAGAAGGGCAGAACAGTGGGTTACCTTCCACAGGAACCACAGCTTGATGAGAGTCTTGATGTTTTGGGGAATGTGGAGCTGGCTGTTAAGGATACACGTAAACTTCTTGAAGACTTTGAAGATATCTCTGCAAAATTTGCCGAGCCAATGAGTGATGACGAGATGGATAAGCTTCTGGATAAACAAGCTAAACTTCAGGACCGCATTGATGCGGTGGATGCCTGGGAGCTGGACAGACAGCTTGAAATTGCAATGGATGCACTTAGGTTGCCTCCGGGTGATGCAAAACCGGCAAACCTGTCCGGAGGAGAAAAAAGAAGGGTGGCACTGTGCAAACTGCTTTTGCAAAAACCTGATCTTTTACTACTGGATGAGCCCACAAACCATCTCGATGCAGAATCCGTGGCATGGCTTGAACGTCACCTTAAGGAATACGCCGGATCTGTGATTCTGGTAACCCATGACCGCTATTTCCTGGATAATGTTGTACAGTGGATTCTTGAACTGGACAGAGGCAGAGGTATTCCATGGAAAGGAAACTATGCTTCATGGCTTGAGCAGAGAACTGAGCGCATGGCCACAGAAGAAAAGGAGATGAGTAATCGTCAGAAAAGATTAAAACAGGAACTTCAGTGGGTTAGGATGTCACAGAAGGCTCGTCAGGCAAAAGGGAAAGCTCGTCTTAACGCTTATGAGGAGTTGCGCTCTATTGAAGCTCCTGAAGAGCTCAGGGCTGCAAGTATAGTTATTCCTCACGGACCGCGTCTGGGGAATGTGGTGATTGAGGCAAACGATCTCTCCAAAGCATATGGAGATAATCTTTTATTTGAAAATCTTAATTTTAGCCTGCCACGCGCTGGTATTGTGGGCATCATCGGGCCCAACGGTGCCGGTAAAACCACTCTCATGAACATAATTATGGGTAAGGAAAAGGCCGATTCTGGTAGCCTTTCGATCGGGGATACTGTTTCACTCAGTTATGTGGATCAGGTTAGGGACGCATTGGATGGAGATAAGACTGTTTTTGAAGAGATCACTTCCGGTAAGGATAGTATTGCTCTGGGCAATGCTGAAGTCAATTCGCGTGCCTATGTTGGAAAGTTCAATTTCTCCGGCTCTGATCAGCAGAAAAAAGTTAAAACCCTCTCAGGGGGAGAGCGCAACAGGGTACATCTCGCAAAAATGCTTCAGATTGGTGGGAATGTGCTTCTGATGGACGAACCTACCAATGATCTGGATGTGGAAACACTTCAGGCTCTGGAGGTGTCTATAAGTGATTTCTCCGGATGTGTTGTGGTGGTTACTCATGATCGTTGGTTTCTGGACAGAATCGCTACTCACATTCTTGCATTTGAAGGAGACAGCAGCGTTGTATGGCATGAAGGTAACTATCAGAGCTATGAGGAAAACAAACGGAAGCGCCTGGGTATAGAGGCAGATCAACCTCACAGAATTAAGTATAAACCTTTACACCGGTAA
- a CDS encoding Glycogen phosphorylase, with amino-acid sequence MALSYAVRSELVDHWIETQKQYKLKSPRRVYYLSMEYIFGKSLQQNIINLEINNPIESTIQSLGFSVDNLFKQEDDFELGNNGKGRSSACFLESSATLNLPVMGYGLRYDYAQYRQEIINGSQVEKPFDWLHRGHPWEIVRPEYSCTVQFGGSCHRKDEAQPLGPYEWNGEELVHAIPYDIPIAGYCNSTVNTLRLWSARADEEFLPDYSNHGDYVRAINDKNRSGQITQILFPEEDVRRAHDMRLRQQYFFVSAALQDIIRRYKIIDGDLRKLATKMAIQINGSRCALAIPELMRILIDQENMQWEEAWNITKKVFAYTSNSVNRDYLETWPVYKIAQILPRIMQIIFDINQVHLDEVRANRGDQSNLLRELSLIEEGEVKKVHFADLAVTGSFSTNGTSRVHTDILTRKIFPHFSDYFPERFSCKTNGIAHRRWLLNANKPLSNFIKRHIGKSWIYDSEKLSELEKLASDEKCIGELAQIKSSNKRKLTGSIKEKTGVILDDTMLFDVHVKSVHTGRRQDLHILHILHRYLRAKAGEEITTPRAYVFAGKASPSDFLAKQIIHLINITAELINNDPQVSDVMKVVFIPDFGMSWAEQIVPATDLSEQISSPEYEASGTFNMKFAFNGAITIASRSGSNIELLEKIGEDNLFVFGKSFEDIKNNHYNNPSDVLNSNNSLKEVFSFLEGHLPSVSGGHEIYPLISNICDSDRQYVIRDFDEYTETQRKIDLLYQNKTEWFRKSLLNIARVGWFSSDRLVREYARDVWKVSV; translated from the coding sequence ATGGCACTCTCCTATGCCGTAAGAAGTGAACTTGTTGATCACTGGATAGAAACCCAGAAACAGTATAAGCTAAAATCTCCAAGAAGGGTTTATTACCTTTCAATGGAATATATCTTTGGCAAAAGCCTTCAGCAGAATATCATTAACCTTGAGATCAACAATCCTATCGAATCAACCATTCAGTCCTTAGGGTTTTCGGTTGATAACCTTTTTAAGCAGGAAGATGATTTTGAATTGGGAAACAACGGAAAAGGCAGGTCTTCAGCCTGTTTTCTTGAATCTTCTGCTACACTGAATCTTCCTGTAATGGGGTATGGACTACGCTACGATTATGCTCAGTACAGACAGGAGATCATCAATGGTTCGCAGGTTGAAAAACCCTTTGACTGGCTTCATCGCGGACATCCCTGGGAAATAGTACGGCCAGAATATTCCTGTACCGTTCAGTTTGGGGGGAGTTGTCACAGAAAAGATGAAGCCCAACCATTAGGGCCCTATGAATGGAATGGCGAAGAACTGGTTCATGCTATACCATATGATATTCCAATAGCGGGATACTGCAACAGCACTGTGAACACCCTGAGATTATGGTCTGCCAGAGCTGATGAGGAATTTCTGCCAGATTATTCCAACCATGGTGACTATGTACGTGCTATCAATGATAAAAACAGATCAGGGCAAATCACTCAGATTCTTTTCCCTGAAGAGGATGTCAGAAGAGCTCATGACATGCGATTAAGACAGCAGTACTTTTTTGTCAGTGCTGCCCTTCAGGATATTATACGCAGATATAAAATTATCGATGGTGATCTGAGAAAACTTGCTACCAAAATGGCTATTCAGATCAATGGCAGCAGATGTGCTCTGGCAATACCGGAATTGATGCGTATTCTGATTGATCAGGAAAATATGCAATGGGAAGAGGCCTGGAATATAACCAAAAAAGTTTTCGCCTATACCAGTAATTCCGTAAACCGTGACTACCTTGAAACCTGGCCGGTGTATAAGATCGCTCAAATACTGCCAAGAATTATGCAGATAATATTTGATATAAACCAGGTCCATCTTGATGAGGTCAGAGCTAACCGTGGAGACCAAAGTAATCTGCTTAGAGAGCTTTCCCTTATCGAAGAGGGTGAAGTTAAAAAAGTACATTTTGCAGATCTGGCTGTCACTGGATCTTTTTCAACAAATGGAACCTCCCGGGTTCACACTGATATTCTGACAAGAAAAATTTTCCCCCACTTCTCAGATTATTTTCCGGAGCGTTTTAGCTGCAAAACAAATGGTATTGCCCACAGACGTTGGCTTTTGAATGCGAATAAACCACTTTCTAACTTCATAAAGCGACATATTGGCAAATCATGGATCTATGATTCAGAAAAATTATCAGAACTGGAAAAATTAGCCTCTGATGAAAAGTGTATAGGGGAGCTCGCCCAAATAAAAAGCAGCAACAAACGTAAACTTACAGGGAGCATAAAGGAAAAAACAGGCGTAATTTTAGATGATACTATGCTTTTTGATGTTCACGTTAAATCTGTCCATACGGGAAGACGACAGGATCTTCATATCCTGCATATTTTGCACAGGTATCTCAGGGCAAAAGCGGGTGAGGAGATCACCACTCCCCGGGCATATGTTTTTGCAGGCAAAGCTTCGCCTTCAGACTTTCTGGCTAAGCAGATTATTCATCTGATAAACATTACCGCTGAACTTATAAACAATGACCCTCAGGTCAGTGATGTTATGAAAGTGGTTTTCATACCCGATTTTGGAATGAGCTGGGCAGAGCAGATAGTCCCCGCAACGGATCTTTCTGAACAGATTTCAAGTCCTGAATATGAAGCATCAGGAACATTCAATATGAAGTTTGCATTCAATGGGGCAATTACCATTGCAAGCCGAAGTGGATCAAATATCGAACTTCTCGAAAAAATCGGTGAAGATAACCTGTTTGTCTTCGGAAAGAGTTTTGAAGATATCAAAAACAACCACTACAACAATCCTTCTGATGTATTGAATTCAAACAACAGTCTAAAAGAGGTGTTTTCTTTTCTTGAAGGACATCTGCCGTCAGTGTCAGGTGGGCATGAGATATATCCGTTAATATCAAATATCTGTGATTCTGACAGACAGTATGTAATTCGGGATTTTGATGAGTACACTGAAACTCAAAGAAAAATAGATCTTCTTTATCAAAACAAAACTGAATGGTTCCGTAAATCTCTTCTAAATATTGCCAGAGTTGGCTGGTTTTCAAGTGACAGACTGGTCAGGGAGTATGCCCGGGATGTTTGGAAAGTCTCTGTATGA
- a CDS encoding Phosphoenolpyruvate-protein phosphotransferase of PTS system, with the protein MKKTNELKGISVVSGWGIGKAYFVGRAVQNSSAVTISRQDVGNEIIRFGEIREEAKKDYRQLIQEQNNGATLDISILNIYEHILDDPAFIGQVVETITTRLYDLESSIRLVSNDFIKRFESAGTSYFRERSSDMVEVCEKLISCIHQDNGRARSFIEPVVMVVMRTFTPTDILSYDKSQIQAIITTSGGKTSHAAILARSYSIPVISGIRNIANSIHPGDQVLVDADKATVYVRPTAAVTSKYRHLQADDDKITRLKTKWRKPVYTKDGVKLEVLANISLPDDIDEAVEYGADGIGLVRTEYILSNRKEMPSEDVQLSYYEEIFRKSKEKPCVIRLMDIGGDKIPQFFEMPQEFNPFMGWRAIRIFLDCKDIFITQIRAILKAGKGHNYSIMVPMVTTLQEWLAAKNLIREVASELNMDMPKCGILFEVPLSILEMNTFMKEIDFASIGTNDLIQYLSAADRNNSKVNYLYNPIEPAFLRIIRTAIKTANDNGMPLSICGEMAGNPHHTLLLMGLGLRRFSVIPRNIPIIKEIISQISLIEAVEHISHIDAIETTKNMASWLTASNQRMLGDALDRYPSLEDML; encoded by the coding sequence ATGAAAAAAACAAATGAACTAAAGGGTATTTCAGTTGTATCCGGATGGGGAATAGGGAAGGCCTACTTTGTAGGACGTGCTGTTCAAAACTCCTCAGCAGTGACCATCTCGCGCCAGGATGTTGGTAACGAGATTATTCGTTTTGGGGAAATACGGGAAGAAGCAAAGAAAGACTATCGCCAGTTAATTCAAGAACAAAATAATGGGGCCACACTTGATATCTCCATATTAAACATCTATGAACATATTCTCGATGACCCTGCGTTTATCGGACAGGTGGTTGAGACCATAACAACCCGTCTTTATGATCTTGAAAGTTCTATAAGACTTGTATCCAACGATTTCATCAAAAGGTTTGAGTCTGCAGGAACTTCTTACTTTAGAGAAAGATCGAGCGATATGGTGGAGGTGTGTGAGAAACTGATCTCCTGCATACACCAGGATAATGGAAGAGCCCGATCCTTTATTGAGCCGGTTGTGATGGTTGTAATGAGGACATTTACACCTACTGATATCCTCTCCTATGATAAATCTCAGATCCAGGCCATTATTACCACAAGTGGTGGTAAGACCTCTCATGCGGCTATTCTGGCACGTTCATATTCAATACCGGTGATTTCAGGTATTCGTAATATTGCAAACAGCATCCACCCAGGGGATCAGGTTCTTGTGGATGCGGATAAAGCAACTGTATATGTACGGCCAACAGCAGCGGTTACAAGCAAATACAGGCATTTACAAGCAGACGATGACAAGATTACCAGACTCAAAACCAAATGGCGAAAACCTGTTTACACAAAAGACGGGGTAAAACTGGAGGTGCTTGCCAATATTTCTCTTCCCGATGATATTGACGAAGCTGTTGAGTATGGGGCTGATGGAATCGGACTGGTCAGAACTGAGTATATTCTCTCAAATAGAAAAGAAATGCCTTCTGAAGATGTTCAGTTGTCCTATTATGAAGAGATATTTAGAAAAAGTAAAGAAAAACCATGTGTTATAAGATTAATGGATATAGGTGGGGATAAAATTCCGCAGTTTTTCGAAATGCCTCAGGAGTTTAATCCATTTATGGGGTGGAGAGCAATACGTATATTTCTGGATTGTAAAGATATCTTTATCACACAAATCCGAGCAATACTTAAAGCTGGTAAAGGGCATAATTACTCTATTATGGTACCCATGGTTACTACTTTGCAGGAGTGGCTTGCAGCCAAAAACCTGATCAGGGAAGTCGCCTCAGAACTGAATATGGATATGCCTAAATGCGGAATACTTTTCGAAGTACCTCTTTCTATTCTGGAAATGAACACATTTATGAAAGAGATCGATTTCGCTTCAATAGGTACTAATGACCTTATACAGTATCTCAGCGCCGCAGACAGAAATAATTCAAAAGTAAACTATCTCTATAACCCGATTGAGCCTGCTTTTCTGCGTATTATAAGGACCGCCATAAAAACCGCAAATGACAATGGTATGCCTCTTTCAATCTGCGGGGAAATGGCTGGTAACCCCCACCACACGCTTTTACTCATGGGGCTTGGGTTACGCCGTTTCAGTGTAATACCTCGTAATATACCAATCATTAAAGAGATTATCTCTCAGATCAGTTTGATTGAAGCCGTAGAACATATCTCTCATATCGATGCCATTGAAACTACTAAAAACATGGCGAGCTGGCTTACTGCTTCAAATCAGCGTATGCTTGGTGATGCCCTTGACAGATATCCTTCTTTGGAAGATATGCTCTGA
- a CDS encoding GTP cyclohydrolase I, with protein MNVKKYKSKQIEDAVRVILEAVGENPNREGLIDTPARVCQSYEYLMQGYSQKPEDIIKKAIFTEECNHMIIVRDIEVYSMCEHHMLPFVGKCHIGYIAQNKVYGVSKLARLVDCFARRLQVQERLTQQIASSIMEPIGAEGVGVVIEAQHLCMMMRGVSKQNSKMITSAMLGSFRDENSTRNEFLRLIGMERS; from the coding sequence GTGAATGTAAAAAAATACAAAAGTAAACAAATTGAAGATGCTGTGAGAGTGATACTTGAAGCTGTAGGAGAAAATCCGAATCGTGAGGGGTTAATTGATACACCAGCCAGGGTATGCCAATCATATGAATACCTTATGCAGGGTTACTCTCAAAAGCCTGAAGATATAATAAAAAAAGCAATCTTCACAGAAGAATGCAATCACATGATAATCGTAAGAGATATCGAAGTGTACAGTATGTGTGAGCATCATATGTTGCCGTTCGTTGGCAAATGTCATATAGGTTATATAGCACAGAACAAGGTTTATGGTGTAAGTAAACTTGCAAGACTTGTTGATTGTTTCGCCAGAAGACTTCAGGTACAGGAACGCCTCACCCAGCAGATCGCAAGTTCAATAATGGAGCCGATAGGAGCAGAAGGAGTAGGAGTTGTAATCGAAGCGCAGCACCTGTGTATGATGATGCGTGGGGTTTCAAAGCAGAATTCCAAAATGATAACCTCTGCTATGCTTGGCAGTTTCAGGGATGAAAACAGCACAAGAAATGAGTTTCTGAGACTGATTGGTATGGAGCGTAGCTGA
- a CDS encoding Methylated-DNA--protein-cysteine methyltransferase: MNIISVQLNPRDKPDSDNVQSAEIDNWAGYIEEFLNGDRKAFPKPIPLLKKSLTPFQNRVLDAASKIEWGSTISYSELAAQAGNEKAVRAAASVMASNPLPLIIPCHRVIRSDGSIGGYMRQTIGKTISLKKKLLEREKSNQIPLCK; the protein is encoded by the coding sequence ATGAACATAATTTCCGTTCAGCTTAACCCCAGGGACAAACCAGACTCAGACAATGTGCAGTCCGCAGAAATAGATAACTGGGCCGGCTACATTGAAGAGTTCCTTAACGGAGATCGGAAAGCTTTTCCAAAACCGATTCCGCTCTTGAAAAAAAGTCTGACCCCATTTCAAAATAGAGTTCTTGATGCAGCAAGCAAAATAGAGTGGGGGAGTACAATCTCATACAGTGAGCTTGCGGCCCAGGCAGGAAATGAAAAAGCAGTGCGGGCAGCAGCTTCTGTTATGGCCTCTAATCCGCTCCCTCTAATTATACCCTGTCACCGGGTAATCAGAAGTGACGGATCAATAGGAGGGTATATGAGACAGACCATTGGAAAAACTATTAGTCTGAAAAAAAAACTTCTGGAAAGAGAAAAAAGTAATCAAATACCTTTGTGTAAATGA
- a CDS encoding 4-hydroxythreonine-4-phosphate dehydrogenase produces the protein MKNLIITMGDPAGIGPEITIKALTKKPDFNGNLSVLGDISVLQKTSRSLGLSQNFNPVETPKDAVSGAINVIDQESITPDSFCIGKPQSNCADAAYRYIRKSIELSLNGEASGVITNPINKESLKMAGIPFQGHTEIFAHYTRTDNFSMVFQLDSVAVAHVTTHCSLREAIERVTTQRVYTTIRLLCEYLKGIGIPDPVIAVGGLNPHAGENGLFGSEETESIQPAIHKAKNEGVSVRGPLPPDTVFMRAFSGEFHGVVSMLHDHGFVALKSRNFHNGVNITIGLPIIRTSVGHGTAFDIAGKGIASEESLIKAIETALKLQQYRN, from the coding sequence TTGAAAAACTTAATAATCACCATGGGAGATCCCGCAGGGATCGGCCCGGAAATTACAATTAAAGCGCTCACAAAGAAACCTGATTTTAACGGTAATTTGTCGGTTCTGGGTGATATCTCTGTATTACAAAAAACGTCCCGATCTCTGGGGTTATCTCAAAATTTCAATCCTGTAGAAACTCCAAAAGATGCCGTTAGTGGGGCAATTAATGTAATAGATCAAGAAAGTATCACTCCGGATTCTTTTTGTATCGGAAAACCTCAAAGCAACTGTGCAGATGCCGCCTATCGGTATATCAGGAAATCAATTGAGCTCTCACTTAACGGTGAAGCAAGCGGTGTTATAACAAATCCTATCAATAAAGAATCGCTTAAGATGGCTGGGATACCGTTTCAGGGCCATACGGAAATCTTTGCTCACTACACCCGTACAGATAATTTTTCAATGGTGTTTCAATTGGATAGTGTGGCAGTTGCACATGTCACTACCCACTGTTCATTACGCGAAGCGATAGAGAGGGTGACAACGCAACGTGTTTACACAACAATAAGGCTGTTATGTGAATATTTAAAAGGTATCGGCATACCAGATCCCGTTATTGCTGTGGGAGGTCTCAACCCCCATGCTGGAGAAAACGGTCTTTTTGGAAGTGAAGAAACGGAATCGATACAACCAGCCATACACAAAGCAAAGAATGAAGGTGTTTCTGTGAGGGGCCCTCTTCCACCGGATACTGTTTTTATGAGAGCTTTCTCAGGAGAGTTCCATGGAGTGGTGTCGATGCTCCACGATCATGGATTTGTCGCACTGAAGTCACGTAATTTCCATAACGGAGTTAATATCACCATTGGTTTACCGATTATAAGAACTTCAGTGGGACACGGAACTGCTTTTGATATTGCCGGAAAAGGAATTGCATCCGAAGAGAGTTTGATAAAAGCTATCGAAACCGCACTAAAACTTCAACAATACCGAAACTAA
- a CDS encoding Carbon storage regulator: MLVLTRKLGESIRIGDDIVVKIVDMDGRNVKLGIEAPKKIAVNREEIYEKIQKENKAASTAQEQSLENIANVLRKGKS, encoded by the coding sequence ATGCTTGTCCTAACCCGTAAATTAGGTGAATCTATTCGCATTGGCGATGATATCGTTGTTAAAATTGTTGATATGGATGGGCGTAACGTTAAACTTGGAATAGAAGCGCCCAAAAAAATCGCAGTCAATCGTGAAGAAATATACGAGAAGATTCAAAAAGAAAACAAAGCCGCTTCAACCGCTCAGGAGCAAAGCCTTGAAAATATTGCTAACGTCTTAAGAAAAGGCAAATCCTGA
- a CDS encoding Flagellar assembly factor FliW, whose amino-acid sequence MSDFFKNLVYSKGDIIVFPSGIPGFEKNKEYVIVSIPEYEPFEWLVCVDGSRLRFAIINPLLFSPQYSPKLVKEQLEELQIEKPEDVVLYSIVTIRENPLESTANLVGPLVINKNKRIGKQIITDDDRYTTQEPIMRKQ is encoded by the coding sequence ATGAGTGATTTCTTTAAAAATCTTGTTTACTCAAAAGGTGACATTATAGTGTTTCCTTCGGGTATACCGGGGTTTGAAAAAAACAAAGAATATGTGATTGTTTCGATTCCGGAGTATGAGCCTTTTGAGTGGCTTGTATGTGTTGATGGTTCAAGATTGCGATTCGCAATCATCAATCCACTGCTTTTCTCTCCACAGTATTCTCCTAAACTGGTTAAGGAGCAGCTTGAAGAGCTACAAATTGAAAAACCGGAAGATGTGGTTTTATACAGTATCGTTACCATCCGAGAAAACCCTCTTGAATCAACTGCAAATCTTGTCGGCCCTCTTGTAATCAATAAAAACAAGCGAATCGGTAAACAGATTATTACCGATGATGACCGATATACTACGCAGGAACCCATTATGAGGAAACAATAA
- a CDS encoding Flagellin protein FlaA, whose translation MPRINNNVPAMITGNALRSVNRGLEKSLEKLSTGLRINRAADDAAGLSVSEQLRTQVRGLNMGSRNIQDGISLLSIAEGALVEVNSMLQRMRELSIQAATDTLTVTEREYIGIEIDQLKEEIDRIVAGTQYNSQRLLNGEAPWGQLPGGVLHIGPNNDNDADTMQFMIDPVDTASLGIDGANLVVTSQADATAAIETLDDALNDVNSLRARLGGMVNRLEHALTNQDNQEQNMQAAESVIRDADFAYETTKFTRNQILTQSSTAMLAQANMVPQSVLSLIG comes from the coding sequence ATGCCTCGCATCAACAACAATGTGCCGGCAATGATAACCGGCAATGCTCTGCGCAGTGTGAACAGAGGGCTTGAGAAATCTCTGGAAAAATTGTCCACCGGCCTACGTATTAATCGTGCCGCTGACGATGCTGCAGGTTTGAGTGTTTCAGAGCAGCTCCGCACTCAGGTTCGTGGTCTCAATATGGGCTCACGTAACATTCAGGATGGAATATCACTTCTTTCCATCGCAGAAGGAGCCCTTGTGGAAGTAAACTCAATGCTTCAACGTATGCGCGAACTTTCAATCCAGGCAGCTACTGATACCCTTACCGTTACCGAACGGGAATATATAGGTATAGAAATCGATCAGCTAAAAGAGGAAATTGACCGTATTGTAGCTGGTACACAATATAACAGCCAAAGACTGCTCAATGGTGAAGCCCCCTGGGGCCAGCTTCCGGGTGGAGTCCTTCATATAGGCCCCAACAACGACAATGATGCAGACACGATGCAGTTTATGATTGATCCTGTTGACACGGCGTCTCTGGGTATCGATGGAGCAAACCTAGTAGTTACATCCCAGGCCGATGCTACTGCTGCTATTGAAACTCTTGATGATGCGCTTAATGACGTAAACTCGCTCAGAGCAAGGCTTGGAGGAATGGTTAACCGCCTGGAGCATGCGCTGACCAATCAGGATAACCAGGAGCAGAATATGCAGGCTGCAGAATCTGTGATACGTGATGCTGATTTTGCTTATGAAACAACAAAATTCACTCGCAATCAGATCCTTACCCAATCTTCAACTGCAATGCTTGCTCAGGCAAACATGGTCCCCCAAAGTGTCTTGAGCCTGATTGGATAA
- a CDS encoding Flagellar hook-associated protein FlgL, protein MRTTFKTVNRNMQNVIGNRYGDLARLQEQISTGKRLHRASDDPVDVANALKLRTSEKQLRQFQRNIKDGLGYMSVSESAMNSMNDLMQRMRELGIQASTDTIGQNERAYIQQEVNQLSRQMIALALTQFKGDYVFNGTQTKTPPFIVEKSSANTAQDYNNMRMAYFMADGAAEGTTVQLFEGFSGTPVRNILPGSFHLSAQGVTYSEGVDYSVNYQTGEITLNNPDLLVNVDPGSPNYEPGEFSISFDHITHGKNIHGEPITGQGEVFREIENGVIMPINITMEEVFSNPVSGNTMLGTMIRFNESLHTNDQDGIRNAIDEISEMMDALLSAQAKNGSRVNRFETTLERNEQQTASTVELLSNLEDTDMAEAIMKFSLAENVYNAALKSASRVIQVSLVNFL, encoded by the coding sequence ATGAGGACCACATTTAAAACAGTCAACCGTAACATGCAGAATGTCATAGGCAACCGCTATGGTGACCTGGCAAGACTGCAGGAGCAGATATCTACAGGTAAACGTCTGCACCGTGCTTCAGATGATCCTGTTGATGTAGCCAATGCTTTAAAGCTGCGTACCTCCGAAAAACAGCTCAGGCAGTTCCAAAGAAACATCAAAGATGGACTAGGATATATGAGTGTAAGTGAAAGTGCTATGAACAGCATGAACGATCTTATGCAAAGAATGCGTGAGCTGGGAATCCAGGCCTCAACCGATACAATCGGGCAAAACGAACGAGCATATATTCAACAGGAAGTAAACCAGTTATCAAGACAGATGATTGCCCTGGCACTAACTCAGTTTAAGGGTGATTACGTTTTTAATGGCACTCAGACTAAAACTCCCCCTTTCATAGTAGAGAAATCCTCAGCCAATACCGCCCAGGATTACAACAACATGCGAATGGCCTATTTTATGGCTGATGGAGCTGCAGAGGGGACAACCGTTCAGCTCTTCGAAGGCTTCAGCGGTACACCTGTGCGGAACATTCTTCCTGGCAGTTTTCACCTCAGTGCCCAGGGTGTCACCTATAGTGAGGGAGTGGATTACAGTGTCAATTACCAAACCGGCGAGATTACTCTGAACAATCCCGATTTACTGGTAAATGTCGATCCCGGCAGTCCCAATTATGAGCCGGGTGAGTTCAGCATCAGCTTTGACCACATAACACATGGTAAAAACATCCACGGAGAACCCATCACCGGCCAGGGCGAGGTATTCAGAGAGATAGAAAATGGTGTCATCATGCCAATAAACATCACCATGGAAGAGGTTTTCAGTAACCCGGTCTCGGGCAATACAATGCTTGGAACGATGATACGTTTCAATGAGTCTCTTCATACCAACGATCAAGACGGGATTCGCAACGCAATAGATGAGATATCAGAGATGATGGATGCGCTCCTTTCTGCTCAGGCCAAAAACGGCTCCCGTGTAAACAGGTTCGAAACCACACTTGAGAGAAATGAGCAGCAAACCGCTTCAACGGTGGAATTATTGTCTAATCTTGAAGATACAGATATGGCTGAGGCGATAATGAAATTTTCTTTAGCTGAAAATGTGTATAATGCCGCTCTTAAATCTGCATCCAGAGTGATACAGGTTTCGCTGGTAAATTTTCTCTGA